The following coding sequences lie in one Sinorhizobium fredii USDA 257 genomic window:
- the acnA gene encoding aconitate hydratase AcnA: MPETKLAHLGVNGVDYTIVDLPAEAGEALTRLPYIHRILLENVLRTAGNDAARSKDAILAWLGTGTSEHEIPFLPNRVLMHDTTCGPALVDIAGMRSALAEAGGDPALLNPVVPVDVSTDHSVGVDFFGQAGSLQKNMAREFERNAERYRFMKWATNTLSGFTVHPPGTGIMHNLERLATVATSKLVDGVLWAMPDTLIGTDSHTPMINGIGVLAWGVGGLEAESVFFGMPVTLRVPDVVGVKFTGALKSGVLATDLALTVTEQLRRIDLQDRYVEFFGPGVSTLTAGDRAVVANMTPEFGGNSGFFPIDEQTIKYLEMTGRSRDQVTFVKAYARRAGLWFDPHKEPRYTAVVEVDLSTVEVSLAGPTRPQDRISAGATLQSIRPMLPERGEDEQPGRPEDGAVAIAAITSCTNTSDPRLVVAAGLLARKARALGLKPPDWVKTSLAPGSPTAERYLRRAGLLEDLEAVGFGIVGYGCTTCIRNSGPLTAPIAAAMEERGIVPVAVLSGNRNFPGRVHPQLEAGFLASPPLVVAFALAGTVKLDILTDPIGTAADGSNITLSMLWPTSAEIDEALALALSARDFKPAYDAAEASRVWGELDAPTTTLFPWDERSTYIRRAPFAAFGNGTLLGSYEAHPLLVVGDDITTDHISPAGAIPASGTAGRYLIERGDSPVDLNVFASRRGNWEVMVRGLFTNKTVRNKLGDVPAGSTIHAPSGEVLPLWDAARRYRANGQSVVVFAGERYGMGSSRDWAAKGVSLLGARAVLALSFERIHRSNLIGMGILPLRLPAEFGPDRLNLEPGDVVVISADPKTIAPRCAIPVTIRRKDGSSVSFEASAAMETNVEIRTLKAGGILPFILDKVLNSSRKAEPGGAGCA; this comes from the coding sequence GTCCGGCGCTCGTCGATATCGCCGGCATGCGCTCGGCGCTCGCGGAGGCCGGCGGCGATCCCGCCTTGCTCAATCCGGTCGTGCCGGTAGACGTCTCGACGGATCATTCGGTGGGCGTCGATTTCTTCGGACAGGCGGGCTCGCTCCAAAAGAACATGGCGCGCGAGTTCGAGCGCAATGCAGAGCGCTATCGCTTCATGAAATGGGCCACCAATACGCTGAGTGGTTTCACGGTGCATCCGCCCGGTACCGGGATCATGCATAATCTCGAAAGGCTTGCCACCGTCGCGACAAGCAAGCTCGTCGATGGCGTGCTCTGGGCGATGCCGGACACGCTGATCGGCACCGACAGCCACACGCCGATGATCAACGGCATCGGCGTGCTTGCCTGGGGCGTCGGCGGGCTCGAGGCGGAGAGCGTCTTCTTCGGGATGCCGGTGACGCTCCGGGTTCCCGACGTCGTCGGAGTGAAGTTCACCGGAGCCCTGAAAAGCGGCGTGCTCGCAACCGATCTGGCGCTCACCGTCACCGAACAGCTTCGCAGGATCGATCTGCAGGACCGCTATGTCGAATTCTTCGGCCCCGGCGTTTCGACGCTGACCGCCGGCGACCGCGCAGTGGTCGCCAACATGACGCCGGAGTTCGGCGGAAACAGCGGCTTTTTTCCGATCGACGAGCAGACAATCAAATATCTCGAGATGACGGGGCGCTCGCGCGATCAGGTCACGTTCGTCAAGGCCTATGCCAGGCGCGCCGGCCTATGGTTCGATCCGCACAAGGAGCCGCGCTACACAGCCGTCGTAGAGGTCGATCTTTCGACCGTGGAAGTCAGTCTTGCCGGACCGACGCGCCCGCAGGACCGGATCTCGGCCGGGGCTACCCTCCAATCGATCCGACCCATGCTCCCGGAGCGCGGCGAAGACGAGCAGCCGGGCCGCCCGGAGGACGGCGCGGTCGCGATTGCCGCGATCACCAGCTGTACCAACACGTCCGATCCGCGGCTCGTGGTCGCGGCGGGGCTCCTGGCGCGCAAGGCACGGGCCCTCGGACTGAAGCCACCCGATTGGGTGAAGACGTCGCTCGCACCCGGCTCGCCCACGGCGGAGCGATACCTCAGGCGCGCCGGGCTCCTCGAAGACCTCGAAGCGGTCGGCTTCGGCATCGTCGGCTATGGCTGCACCACCTGCATCCGAAATTCCGGGCCGCTGACGGCGCCGATTGCCGCCGCCATGGAAGAGCGCGGCATCGTACCGGTTGCGGTGCTATCTGGTAACCGGAATTTTCCGGGCCGTGTCCACCCGCAGCTCGAAGCCGGCTTTCTCGCCTCGCCGCCGCTGGTCGTCGCCTTTGCGCTGGCCGGGACCGTCAAGCTCGATATTCTGACCGATCCGATCGGAACAGCCGCCGACGGCAGCAACATCACCCTTTCGATGCTGTGGCCGACGAGCGCCGAGATCGACGAGGCGCTCGCGCTGGCATTGAGCGCGCGCGATTTCAAGCCGGCCTATGATGCGGCGGAAGCCAGTCGCGTCTGGGGCGAACTCGACGCGCCGACCACGACGCTCTTTCCATGGGACGAGCGTTCCACCTATATCCGTAGGGCCCCCTTTGCCGCCTTTGGCAACGGTACCCTGCTCGGCAGCTACGAGGCGCATCCGCTTCTTGTTGTTGGGGACGACATCACCACCGACCACATCTCTCCGGCCGGCGCCATTCCGGCGAGCGGCACGGCCGGCAGATACCTTATAGAACGCGGCGACAGCCCGGTGGACCTCAACGTCTTCGCGTCCCGGCGCGGCAATTGGGAAGTGATGGTGCGCGGGCTGTTCACCAACAAGACGGTGCGCAACAAGCTCGGCGACGTTCCGGCGGGCTCCACCATTCACGCGCCCTCCGGCGAGGTCCTGCCGCTCTGGGACGCAGCTCGTCGTTATCGCGCAAACGGCCAGTCCGTCGTCGTATTCGCCGGTGAGCGCTACGGCATGGGCTCGTCGCGCGACTGGGCGGCGAAAGGGGTGTCGCTGCTTGGCGCCCGCGCCGTGCTGGCCTTGAGCTTCGAGCGCATTCACCGCTCCAACCTGATCGGCATGGGGATCTTGCCGTTGCGGCTGCCGGCCGAGTTCGGTCCCGACCGGTTGAACCTGGAACCGGGAGATGTCGTCGTTATCTCGGCCGATCCGAAAACGATTGCCCCTCGATGCGCAATTCCGGTGACGATCCGCAGGAAGGACGGCAGCAGCGTTTCCTTCGAGGCAAGCGCGGCCATGGAAACCAATGTCGAAATCCGCACCCTGAAGGCCGGCGGCATTCTGCCCTTCATCCTCGATAAGGTGCTGAATTCATCCCGCAAGGCAGAACCGGGGGGCGCCGGTTGCGCGTAA
- the kdgD gene encoding 5-dehydro-4-deoxyglucarate dehydratase: protein MSPDEIKSRIASGLLSFPVTHFHEDYSLNLESYRSHVEWLSGFGAAALFVAGGTGEFFSLSPEEVGEVTRAAKEASGNVPIIAGCGYGTALARETARRAEAAGADGLLLLPHYLMEAPQEGIYRHVKAVCESTGLGVIIYNRANSVANADTVARLAEACPNLVGFKDGTGKVDLVRHVTAKLGNRLCYIGGMPTHELFAEGFNGVGVTTYSSAVFNFVPELAQRFYKAMRAGDRATMEEILHGFFFPFAALRDREQGYPVSIIKAGVELIGRTPGPVRPPLTDLKPKEKEMLWSLIEKVRA from the coding sequence TTGTCGCCAGATGAGATCAAGTCTCGCATCGCTTCGGGACTATTGTCGTTTCCGGTTACTCACTTCCACGAAGACTACAGCCTCAATCTCGAGAGCTATCGCAGTCACGTGGAGTGGCTTTCCGGCTTCGGCGCGGCAGCACTGTTCGTCGCCGGCGGCACTGGCGAATTCTTTTCCCTCTCACCGGAAGAGGTTGGCGAGGTGACACGCGCGGCGAAGGAAGCCTCCGGGAACGTGCCGATCATTGCAGGCTGCGGCTACGGCACCGCACTTGCCAGAGAGACGGCCCGCCGCGCCGAAGCGGCGGGTGCCGACGGTCTTCTGCTCCTGCCCCACTATCTCATGGAAGCGCCCCAGGAGGGCATCTACCGGCATGTGAAGGCCGTATGCGAATCCACCGGCCTCGGGGTCATCATCTACAACCGGGCGAACTCAGTCGCCAATGCCGACACGGTCGCTCGCCTCGCCGAGGCATGCCCCAATCTCGTCGGTTTCAAGGACGGTACCGGCAAGGTCGATCTCGTCCGGCATGTGACGGCAAAACTCGGTAATCGGCTCTGCTATATCGGCGGGATGCCCACTCATGAGCTCTTTGCCGAAGGCTTCAACGGCGTCGGGGTGACGACCTACTCCTCGGCCGTCTTCAACTTCGTGCCCGAGCTGGCGCAGCGCTTCTACAAGGCCATGCGGGCGGGCGACCGCGCGACGATGGAGGAGATCCTGCACGGCTTTTTCTTCCCCTTCGCGGCATTGCGCGACCGCGAGCAGGGCTATCCGGTCTCGATCATCAAAGCCGGCGTCGAACTCATCGGACGAACCCCGGGGCCGGTGCGGCCGCCGTTGACGGACCTGAAGCCGAAGGAAAAGGAAATGCTGTGGAGCCTGATCGAAAAGGTTAGGGCATAA